The Candidatus Methylacidiphilales bacterium region AAACCGATACACATCCTCAATACGAAGTAACCACCATCACGTGCGCCTGCGGGGCCGTTTACACAACCCGCTCCACACGCGAAACCCTCCGCATCGGCATCTGCGCCGCCTGCCATCCCTTCTTCACAGGGACCCAGAAATTTGTCGATACCGCGGGCCGGGTCGATAAATTCAAGAAACGCTTCGGCAGCGTCAAAATGTCCGAAACGACCAAGCAGAAGAAGAAAAAATAGCGACGCCAGTTTGAATTTCGCGATGGCCGGGATATAACCATGTCCCGGCCATTTGCTTTTATTTCAACCGCTGTTTTAAACTTAAAATTCTTCAAATGAACCTGGCTTCTCATCTCGAACGCTCGCAAAAACGCTTTGACGAGCTTGAGGATGCCATTGCCTCGCCGGACCTCTATTCCAACTCCACCCGCGCCCAGGAGATCCTTAAAGAGCATGCCCAGCTCAAAAATCTCCTCGCCCTGCAGCAATCCCTGCAGCGCCTGGAAAAAAACATCGCGGACAACAAAACCCTCATCGCGGAAGCCGGCGATCCCGAACTTGCCGCCCTGGCCCGGCAGGAACTCCCCGAACTCGAAACCGAAGCCGCCAAACTCCGGCGCGACATGCTGGCCAACATCCTTCCGCCCGACCCCAATGATTCCCGCAACATCATTGTCGAACTCCGCGCAGGCACCGGCGGCGATGAAGCCGCCATTTTCAGCGCCGACCTCTTTCGCATGTACAGCCGCTACGCCGAAACCGTCGGCTGGAAAATCGAAGTCATGGATTCCAGTCCCTCCGCCATGGGCGGCTACAAGGAAATCATCTTTGCCGTGACCGGCCGTGACATCTTCAAAAAGATGCGCTTTGAAAGCGGCGTACATCGCGTCCAGCGCGTCCCCGCCACCGAAAGCCAGGGCCGCATCCATACTTCGACGGCCACCGTCGCGGTGCTGCCGGAGGCCAAGGAAGTCGATCTGGTGATCAAGCCCGACGAAATTCGCGTCGAAGTCTGCCGCTCCGGCGGCCCCGGCGGCCAGGGCGTCAACACCACCGACAGCGCGGTGCAGATCCTGCACATTCCCAGCGGAATGATTGTCCGCTGCCAGGACGGACGCTCGCAGCTCAAAAACCGCGACAAAGCAATGAACATCCTGCGCTCACGCCTTTTGGAGCAGAAACAGGCCGAAGAAAACGCCAAATACGCCGCCGCGCGGAAAAAACAAATCGGCAGCGGAGATCGGAACGAAAAAATCCGGACCTACAACTATCCCCAAAACCGGATCACCGACCATCGCATCAACTACACAATGTACAACCTCGCCGCGTTCATGGAAGGCGAGATTGACGAACTGCTCGATGCACTCCACGTCGCCGACGTCGAACTAC contains the following coding sequences:
- the rpmE gene encoding 50S ribosomal protein L31, producing MTCACGAVYTTRSTRETLRIGICAACHPFFTGTQKFVDTAGRVDKFKKRFGSVKMSETTKQKKKK
- the prfA gene encoding peptide chain release factor 1 is translated as MNLASHLERSQKRFDELEDAIASPDLYSNSTRAQEILKEHAQLKNLLALQQSLQRLEKNIADNKTLIAEAGDPELAALARQELPELETEAAKLRRDMLANILPPDPNDSRNIIVELRAGTGGDEAAIFSADLFRMYSRYAETVGWKIEVMDSSPSAMGGYKEIIFAVTGRDIFKKMRFESGVHRVQRVPATESQGRIHTSTATVAVLPEAKEVDLVIKPDEIRVEVCRSGGPGGQGVNTTDSAVQILHIPSGMIVRCQDGRSQLKNRDKAMNILRSRLLEQKQAEENAKYAAARKKQIGSGDRNEKIRTYNYPQNRITDHRINYTMYNLAAFMEGEIDELLDALHVADVELRLSELD